In bacterium, a single genomic region encodes these proteins:
- a CDS encoding LysE family translocator produces MAASAVVIVAPGPDTALILRTTAVEGPRRGAYTSAGILCGLLLWGLAAALGLSAVVAASHLAYTVLRVIGAAWLVWLGLHLLLRPRSEVPAAGAMGAANGSDSTWFVRGLLSNLTNPKVGVFFVTFLPQFVPGGVAVAPFIVLLVLINVAESVIWLGFLILATRPIARALRPAVARALDRTTGAVLVGAGLSLAAEGHR; encoded by the coding sequence ATGGCCGCAAGCGCCGTGGTGATTGTGGCCCCCGGTCCGGATACCGCGTTGATCCTGCGCACCACCGCCGTTGAGGGACCGCGCCGCGGCGCGTACACCTCGGCCGGCATATTGTGTGGACTACTGCTGTGGGGCCTGGCCGCGGCGCTCGGCTTGAGCGCAGTGGTGGCGGCCTCCCATCTCGCCTACACGGTGCTGCGCGTCATCGGCGCCGCCTGGCTCGTCTGGTTGGGTCTCCACCTCCTGCTGCGGCCGCGCAGCGAGGTCCCCGCGGCGGGCGCGATGGGGGCCGCGAACGGCAGCGACTCCACGTGGTTTGTGCGCGGGCTCTTGTCCAATCTCACGAATCCCAAAGTCGGCGTGTTCTTTGTGACGTTCCTTCCGCAATTCGTGCCGGGAGGGGTTGCCGTCGCGCCGTTCATCGTGCTTCTCGTGTTGATCAACGTCGCGGAAAGCGTGATCTGGCTGGGCTTTCTGATCCTGGCGACGCGGCCGATCGCGCGTGCCCTGCGCCCCGCGGTCGCCCGCGCGCTCGACCGAACCACCGGTGCCGTCCTCGTCGGCGCCGGACTCAGCCTCGCCGCTGAGGGGCACCGGTGA